In Qipengyuania psychrotolerans, one DNA window encodes the following:
- a CDS encoding MBL fold metallo-hydrolase RNA specificity domain-containing protein — protein METPSSRVLVDCGLFQGYKVLRARNRQPLPFDPASIDAVVLTHAHLDHSGYLPLLVKNGFAGRVICTEGTQALCGLLLPDSGYLLEADARYANRRGFSKHHPALPLYTKADAELALKSLSPKPFGERIEVTGDCSIRFRYAGHILGAASVDMIAAGKQIAFSGDIGRYGDPLMFDPEPIPQADVVLVESTYGDRLHPDIAPQQVLKEIIERTVRRGGSVIIPSFAVGRAQMLLFHINAVRRRGQVPDVPVYLDSPMAISATALFTRHARDHRLSEAECADAWDDVIYVRDVEASKRLDAEPGPKIIISASGMVTGGRILHRLKKYAPDHRSTIVMAGYQAGGTRGAKLLAGAETIKIHGQQVPVRAEVVSLDMLSAHADQHELLRWLGGFEAPPQQCFVVHGEADSADQFRLQITEQLGWKARVPEHHERVELG, from the coding sequence GTGGAGACGCCTTCCAGCAGGGTTCTGGTCGATTGCGGGCTTTTCCAGGGATACAAGGTCTTGCGGGCGCGCAATCGGCAGCCCCTGCCATTCGATCCGGCCAGCATCGATGCGGTTGTTCTGACGCACGCGCATCTCGACCACTCCGGCTATTTGCCGCTGCTGGTGAAAAATGGATTTGCCGGACGCGTCATCTGTACCGAGGGGACCCAGGCACTATGCGGCCTGTTGCTACCTGACAGCGGGTATCTTCTCGAAGCCGATGCGCGATATGCAAACCGCAGGGGGTTCAGCAAGCATCACCCGGCCTTGCCCCTTTATACCAAGGCAGATGCTGAACTCGCGCTCAAGTCATTGTCCCCGAAACCTTTCGGGGAGCGCATCGAGGTTACCGGCGATTGCAGTATTCGCTTCCGCTACGCCGGACACATCCTCGGCGCTGCGAGCGTCGACATGATTGCCGCTGGCAAGCAAATCGCTTTTTCGGGCGATATAGGCCGCTACGGTGACCCGTTGATGTTCGACCCGGAGCCGATACCGCAGGCTGACGTGGTTCTCGTGGAATCGACATACGGAGACCGCTTGCATCCCGACATTGCCCCGCAGCAGGTGCTCAAGGAAATCATCGAGCGCACGGTCAGGCGCGGGGGCAGCGTGATTATCCCCTCCTTCGCAGTGGGGCGCGCACAGATGCTGCTGTTTCATATCAACGCGGTGCGGCGCCGAGGGCAGGTTCCCGATGTGCCGGTCTATCTGGACAGTCCCATGGCAATCAGTGCGACTGCACTGTTCACGCGGCACGCGCGCGACCACCGGCTGAGCGAGGCCGAGTGCGCGGACGCCTGGGACGACGTAATTTATGTCCGCGACGTTGAAGCTTCGAAGCGTCTCGACGCAGAGCCCGGTCCCAAGATCATCATTTCAGCCAGCGGGATGGTCACCGGCGGGCGGATACTCCACCGGCTCAAGAAATACGCACCCGACCATCGCAGCACCATTGTCATGGCCGGTTACCAGGCCGGCGGTACGCGGGGTGCAAAACTGCTCGCCGGGGCGGAGACGATCAAGATTCACGGGCAACAGGTTCCTGTCCGCGCCGAAGTCGTTTCGCTCGATATGCTTTCCGCACACGCGGACCAGCATGAGCTGCTGCGCTGGCTCGGCGGGTTCGAGGCACCGCCGCAGCAATGCTTCGTGGTACACGGTGAAGCGGATTCAGCCGACCAGTTCCGGCTGCAAATCACCGAGCAGCTCGGCTGGAAGGCTCGGGTGCCCGAGCACCACGAGCGGGTCGAACTGGGATGA
- a CDS encoding sulfite exporter TauE/SafE family protein has protein sequence MFEIFDASFEELLPLIAIGFVAQLVDGALGMAFGAISTTLLVGFLGMPPAQASYRVHVIKCFTTAISGISHAIGGNIDKRMFLQVVFPGILGGALGAYGLSHVDGEFIKPFVFVYLTLIGIILIGKGLHSKPKHRVPKAVTPFGFVGGLLDALGGGGWGPVVSSGLLLQGSEPRKVVGSVNSAEFFVTMAISGAFLGQFGFEQVAGAALGLLIGGVLAAPFGAVAAKYLPANVMLVLVGSVLTVTTGYWLIDSLA, from the coding sequence ATGTTCGAAATCTTCGATGCTTCGTTTGAGGAACTGCTTCCGCTGATCGCCATCGGCTTCGTCGCGCAGCTCGTGGATGGGGCGTTGGGAATGGCCTTTGGGGCAATCTCGACGACCTTGCTGGTCGGCTTTCTCGGTATGCCGCCGGCGCAGGCGTCTTACCGCGTCCACGTCATCAAATGCTTCACCACAGCAATTTCCGGAATCAGCCACGCCATCGGCGGCAACATCGACAAGAGGATGTTCCTGCAAGTCGTGTTTCCCGGCATCCTTGGCGGCGCGCTGGGCGCCTACGGGCTGTCCCATGTCGACGGCGAATTCATCAAGCCGTTCGTATTCGTCTACCTGACCTTGATCGGCATCATCCTCATCGGGAAGGGACTGCACAGCAAGCCGAAGCACCGCGTCCCGAAAGCGGTCACGCCGTTCGGTTTCGTGGGCGGTTTGCTGGACGCGCTGGGCGGTGGAGGATGGGGGCCGGTGGTGAGCTCCGGCCTGCTGCTTCAGGGTTCCGAACCACGCAAGGTGGTGGGTTCGGTCAACAGTGCCGAGTTCTTCGTCACGATGGCCATATCGGGCGCCTTCCTGGGCCAGTTCGGGTTTGAACAGGTGGCCGGTGCAGCGCTGGGACTGCTTATCGGCGGCGTACTTGCAGCGCCTTTTGGTGCGGTGGCCGCGAAATACCTTCCGGCGAATGTCATGCTGGTTCTCGTCGGCAGCGTCCTCACGGTAACGACCGGATACTGGCTCATCGACAGTCTTGCCTGA
- a CDS encoding MJ0042-type zinc finger domain-containing protein, which translates to MIIACPACTTRYVVPDSAIGVDGRTVRCAKCKHSWFQDGAEVEGVVASEAAAPPPPPPPAPPPSADDEKTARPGFGFSAKAADEAAPPAVERDAPDFDETPPPSYETAPAPAPVAEDYDDEDDYVSRFEHSPPFRPRRNMMKLWTWAAAIFAVLALGAVVAITQLGTPSWWPVDKPAFGQDQPDLELRFPPEAQSWRELENRTYLFSARIEVENTSRESRPLPPIQIVMLNEREDQVFTWIVQPPQAELAPGETITIDEASTQVPRNAVYADVGWAPL; encoded by the coding sequence ATGATTATTGCATGCCCCGCCTGTACCACTCGCTATGTCGTTCCCGACAGTGCAATTGGCGTGGATGGCCGGACAGTTCGCTGCGCCAAGTGCAAGCATTCATGGTTCCAGGATGGGGCCGAAGTCGAAGGCGTCGTTGCGAGCGAAGCGGCTGCGCCGCCGCCGCCGCCTCCACCAGCGCCGCCGCCTTCAGCGGATGATGAAAAGACCGCGCGTCCCGGTTTCGGGTTCAGCGCCAAAGCCGCTGATGAAGCTGCCCCGCCAGCGGTTGAGCGCGATGCGCCTGATTTCGATGAAACCCCGCCGCCATCGTATGAAACTGCCCCTGCGCCTGCGCCAGTAGCGGAAGATTACGACGACGAAGACGATTACGTCTCCCGCTTCGAACACTCGCCGCCATTCCGCCCCCGCCGCAACATGATGAAGCTGTGGACCTGGGCCGCAGCGATCTTCGCTGTATTGGCGCTCGGCGCAGTGGTGGCGATTACGCAATTGGGCACCCCGTCGTGGTGGCCGGTGGACAAGCCGGCATTCGGGCAGGACCAACCCGACCTGGAACTTCGCTTCCCGCCGGAAGCGCAAAGCTGGCGCGAGCTGGAAAACCGGACCTATCTGTTTTCTGCCCGGATCGAGGTTGAAAATACCTCCCGCGAAAGCCGCCCGCTGCCGCCAATCCAGATCGTGATGCTCAATGAGCGCGAAGACCAGGTTTTCACCTGGATCGTCCAGCCGCCCCAGGCAGAGCTGGCTCCGGGCGAGACGATCACCATCGACGAAGCGAGCACGCAGGTTCCGCGCAACGCCGTCTATGCCGATGTTGGCTGGGCGCCGCTGTAA
- the ftsE gene encoding cell division ATP-binding protein FtsE: MSAPESAIVEFDNVGLRYGTEREVLSNISFTLFSSRFYFLTGASGAGKTSLLKLLYLAQRPSRGGMRMFGTDVITLPREKLPGFRRRMGVVFQDFRLVDHLSAFDNIALPLRVSGVRESDLVGPVNDMLDWVGLSHRTHARPATLSGGEQQRVAIARAVIARPEILVADEPTGNVDPEMALKLIRLFEALNRLGTTVVVATHDVHLIRKVPESLIMRLDKGTLSDPTGALRYPPKRTVPGGRFA; the protein is encoded by the coding sequence ATGAGCGCCCCGGAAAGCGCAATCGTGGAATTCGACAACGTCGGATTGCGGTACGGCACCGAACGCGAAGTGCTGTCGAATATCTCGTTTACGCTGTTCTCCAGCCGCTTCTACTTCCTCACCGGGGCTAGCGGTGCGGGCAAGACGTCATTGCTGAAATTGCTGTACCTCGCACAGCGGCCATCGCGCGGCGGTATGCGGATGTTCGGGACTGACGTCATCACCTTGCCCCGCGAAAAGCTGCCCGGCTTTCGCCGCAGGATGGGCGTGGTCTTCCAGGACTTCCGCCTGGTCGACCATCTTTCAGCCTTCGACAATATCGCCCTGCCCCTGAGGGTGTCGGGCGTCCGCGAGAGTGATCTTGTCGGGCCAGTCAACGACATGCTCGACTGGGTTGGCCTCAGCCACAGGACGCACGCCCGTCCGGCCACCTTGTCGGGCGGCGAACAGCAGCGGGTCGCCATCGCCCGCGCTGTCATTGCGCGGCCCGAGATACTCGTGGCCGACGAACCGACCGGCAACGTCGATCCGGAAATGGCGCTCAAGCTGATCCGGCTGTTCGAAGCCCTCAACCGCCTGGGAACGACGGTGGTCGTGGCGACGCATGACGTTCACTTGATCCGCAAGGTACCCGAAAGCCTCATTATGCGTCTGGACAAGGGCACGCTGTCCGATCCCACGGGTGCGCTGCGATATCCGCCCAAGCGCACCGTGCCTGGGGGCCGGTTCGCATGA
- a CDS encoding cell division protein FtsX: MKRPPTVSRAVDRGLAPFRGKRAANLLPRARLGGPVPWVIAIMVALTVLAMGCALALSNLAASARGDLAGSATVQIIEADDDLRAEQASRVANLLRSDPVVENLRIVPEEEIAALLEPWLGTEETIEAVPLPTLIDLTLVAGAGEAQIAALETRIVQAAPSARIDAQEVWLAPVLEALQSLRLLAFGLIVMLAFTGAAAVWLAARNALGGNRDTIEIVHLLGGSDEQIARVFQRSVLLDALVGGLLGLILGAAAITLLASRFAALDSGMVAGGSLSTLDWVIIALVPLFAVAIAVYTARMTVIASLRKLL; encoded by the coding sequence ATGAAGCGGCCGCCCACCGTCTCGCGTGCTGTGGACCGCGGACTTGCGCCCTTCCGCGGCAAACGTGCGGCGAACCTGTTGCCGCGCGCGCGATTGGGCGGGCCGGTGCCATGGGTGATCGCCATCATGGTGGCTTTGACCGTGCTGGCCATGGGCTGCGCGCTGGCGCTGTCCAACCTGGCAGCAAGCGCCCGCGGGGATCTGGCTGGCAGTGCAACCGTGCAGATCATTGAAGCCGATGACGATCTGCGGGCCGAGCAAGCATCGCGCGTTGCAAACCTCCTGCGCAGCGATCCCGTGGTCGAGAATTTACGTATCGTGCCCGAAGAAGAAATCGCAGCATTGCTGGAGCCTTGGCTGGGCACAGAAGAAACCATCGAGGCCGTGCCCCTGCCGACACTCATCGACCTGACACTGGTCGCAGGCGCAGGCGAAGCGCAGATTGCAGCCCTGGAAACGCGGATCGTCCAGGCTGCACCTTCCGCCCGCATCGATGCACAGGAAGTCTGGCTCGCCCCGGTGCTCGAGGCACTTCAATCGCTGCGCCTGCTGGCGTTCGGACTGATCGTGATGCTGGCGTTTACCGGCGCTGCGGCGGTCTGGCTTGCTGCCCGCAACGCGCTTGGCGGCAACCGCGATACCATCGAGATTGTTCACCTGCTTGGCGGCAGCGATGAACAGATCGCGCGGGTCTTCCAGCGTTCGGTGCTGCTCGACGCACTGGTAGGGGGGCTGCTTGGCCTGATCCTCGGCGCGGCTGCAATCACGCTTCTGGCCAGCCGGTTTGCCGCGCTGGATTCCGGGATGGTTGCAGGTGGGTCACTATCGACGCTCGATTGGGTCATTATCGCACTGGTCCCGCTTTTCGCGGTCGCGATTGCAGTCTACACGGCCCGCATGACCGTAATTGCTTCCTTGCGAAAACTGCTGTGA
- a CDS encoding YdcF family protein, producing the protein MILRFFAALVLIYAFGFVAFATTLPTPASETKTDAVIVLTGGPGRIARGLEVVTSDQAQEMFVSGVDPEVKPAEFAAEFEVSQRTMNCCVTLGYLAVDTRSNAGEVAQWMKEKEFTSARLVTTDWHMARAYSEVAGTLPAEIRLVKDAVASHPDLATLFLEYNKLLASEISQGLPV; encoded by the coding sequence GTGATCCTGCGCTTCTTCGCTGCCCTGGTGCTGATCTACGCATTCGGCTTCGTCGCCTTTGCGACCACCCTGCCCACGCCCGCGTCCGAAACGAAAACCGATGCCGTGATCGTGCTGACAGGCGGCCCGGGCCGCATTGCACGCGGCCTCGAGGTCGTTACCAGCGATCAGGCACAGGAAATGTTCGTTTCCGGCGTCGATCCGGAAGTAAAGCCGGCTGAATTCGCCGCCGAATTCGAAGTGTCGCAGCGAACCATGAATTGCTGTGTCACGCTGGGCTATCTTGCCGTCGATACCCGTAGCAACGCCGGCGAAGTTGCGCAGTGGATGAAGGAAAAGGAATTCACTTCTGCGCGGCTGGTGACCACTGACTGGCACATGGCCCGCGCCTATTCGGAAGTTGCCGGGACCCTGCCAGCCGAAATCCGGCTGGTGAAAGACGCCGTCGCATCGCATCCCGATCTCGCCACGCTTTTCCTCGAATATAACAAGCTGCTGGCATCCGAGATTTCTCAGGGATTGCCGGTCTGA
- a CDS encoding lysophospholipid acyltransferase family protein, whose amino-acid sequence MTLLRNIAFYLAFYIGSILITAAALVSVPFSKPAFRRRVKNWSSWQRWCARNLLGIELVIEGEPLGEPALYAIKHESFFEAIDAPALFDTPSVFAKQELGGIPGWGRAATAYGLVFVARDQGARALMKMIRSAKAMSADGRPLVIFPEGTRVPHGQRRPLQSGFAGLYKMLGLPVVPIAVDSGPLYHTPLKKAGRITYRFGETIPAGLPRAEVEERVLNAINALND is encoded by the coding sequence ATGACTCTCTTGCGCAATATCGCGTTTTACCTGGCTTTTTATATCGGCTCGATCCTCATCACGGCCGCCGCCCTGGTCAGCGTTCCGTTCTCCAAGCCCGCCTTTCGCCGCCGGGTCAAAAACTGGAGCTCTTGGCAGCGCTGGTGCGCGCGGAACCTGCTTGGCATCGAACTCGTCATTGAGGGCGAGCCGCTCGGCGAACCGGCACTTTATGCGATCAAACACGAAAGCTTTTTCGAAGCTATCGATGCCCCGGCCCTGTTCGACACGCCTTCGGTATTCGCGAAGCAGGAGCTGGGCGGCATTCCGGGATGGGGCCGCGCCGCCACGGCTTACGGACTGGTCTTTGTCGCGAGGGACCAGGGCGCACGTGCGCTGATGAAGATGATCCGCTCGGCCAAGGCAATGTCCGCCGATGGACGCCCGCTTGTCATCTTTCCCGAAGGCACCCGGGTCCCACATGGTCAGCGCCGCCCGCTGCAATCGGGCTTCGCCGGCCTCTACAAGATGCTTGGTCTGCCGGTTGTGCCGATCGCCGTGGACAGCGGCCCGCTCTACCACACTCCGCTGAAGAAGGCTGGCCGCATCACCTACCGCTTCGGCGAGACTATTCCGGCTGGCTTGCCGCGCGCCGAAGTCGAAGAGCGTGTGTTGAACGCAATTAACGCGCTGAACGACTAG
- a CDS encoding pyridoxal phosphate-dependent aminotransferase, translated as MKPWIEAIHAYVPGKSKGSDGRELIKLSANENPFGCSAKAIAALEDIANPALYPDPDSTALREAIGEAHGIDPARIVCGAGSGELLHGAVQAFAGAGDEVLCARYSFSLYPLLAAKVGAQVVYADDDDHAPDVGALLAAVTPRTRVVLLDNPNNPVGTWLAREEVEQLHAGLPRDVLLVIDHAYAEYLAPGMDDGGLALAATQENVLVTRTFSKAFGLAGERIGWATGTPELVSALNRLRGAFNVTAAGQRAALAAMSDPAFVERSRDENIAARALLEREIQALGNYGLRSKPSEANFVLVLFEGALSAEAALHALAEGGYAVRHLPGQGLPHALRITIGTAQQMSEIAAILRQAAEAA; from the coding sequence ATGAAGCCGTGGATCGAGGCGATCCATGCCTATGTTCCGGGCAAGTCGAAAGGCAGCGACGGACGCGAGCTGATCAAGCTTTCCGCGAATGAAAATCCATTTGGGTGCAGTGCCAAGGCGATAGCGGCCTTGGAAGATATCGCAAATCCGGCGCTCTATCCCGATCCAGATTCCACTGCGCTGCGTGAAGCAATTGGAGAAGCGCATGGGATTGATCCGGCGCGGATTGTCTGCGGTGCGGGCTCTGGCGAATTGCTGCACGGCGCAGTGCAGGCGTTTGCTGGAGCGGGCGACGAAGTCCTGTGCGCGCGCTATTCGTTTTCCCTTTATCCCCTGCTTGCCGCCAAGGTGGGCGCGCAGGTCGTTTATGCCGATGACGATGATCATGCACCGGATGTCGGTGCGCTGCTTGCGGCAGTGACGCCGCGAACCCGGGTCGTCCTGCTGGACAATCCGAACAATCCGGTCGGCACCTGGCTGGCCCGCGAAGAGGTCGAGCAGCTGCATGCCGGTCTGCCGCGCGACGTGCTGTTGGTGATCGACCACGCCTATGCCGAATACCTCGCGCCGGGCATGGACGATGGCGGGCTGGCGCTGGCCGCCACCCAAGAAAACGTACTGGTCACGCGAACCTTCTCGAAGGCATTCGGCCTAGCCGGTGAGCGCATTGGCTGGGCCACGGGCACGCCGGAGCTTGTCAGCGCGCTCAACCGTCTGCGCGGCGCTTTCAACGTCACCGCCGCGGGCCAGCGCGCGGCACTGGCCGCGATGTCAGATCCCGCCTTCGTCGAACGTTCGCGCGACGAGAACATTGCGGCACGCGCCCTGTTAGAGCGCGAGATCCAAGCGCTCGGCAATTACGGCCTGCGCAGCAAGCCGAGCGAGGCCAATTTCGTATTGGTGCTGTTCGAGGGAGCGCTTTCGGCAGAGGCTGCGCTGCATGCGCTGGCAGAGGGCGGCTACGCCGTTCGCCACCTGCCGGGACAAGGGTTGCCCCACGCCCTCCGCATTACGATTGGCACAGCTCAGCAGATGTCGGAAATTGCAGCTATCCTACGCCAGGCTGCCGAAGCGGCCTAG
- the metX gene encoding homoserine O-acetyltransferase MetX, with protein MAGASHVLQLTDPLPLDGGGELARAEIAYETYGELSADHSNAILICHALTGDQHVASPHPVTGKPGWWERMVGPGKPIDTDRYFVICANVIGSCMGSTGPASVASDGKPYAMRFPVITIRDMVRALVALLDALEIDTLHAVVGGSMGGMQALSLAANWPERAARVLVVASTSRHSAQNIAFHELGRQAVMADPRWNDGDYYGGDAPDSGLAVARMAAHITYLSEEALTEKFGRNLQDRDAKSFGFDADFQVESYLRYQGSGFTRRFDANSYLYITRAMDYFDLAEEHGGTLANAFAGTGARFCLVSFDSDWLYPTAESRHVVHALNAAGAAVSFVELSAPFGHDSFLLDVPALDRVVKGFIE; from the coding sequence ATGGCCGGGGCCTCACACGTTCTGCAATTGACCGATCCGCTGCCGCTCGACGGCGGAGGCGAACTGGCGCGCGCTGAGATCGCCTATGAGACATATGGCGAGCTTTCCGCTGACCACTCCAACGCGATCCTGATTTGCCATGCGCTGACCGGCGACCAGCACGTGGCCAGCCCGCACCCAGTGACCGGCAAACCCGGCTGGTGGGAACGCATGGTCGGACCGGGCAAGCCGATCGACACCGACCGTTACTTCGTCATCTGCGCCAACGTCATCGGCAGCTGCATGGGCTCGACCGGCCCGGCAAGCGTAGCTTCGGACGGCAAGCCCTATGCGATGCGCTTTCCCGTCATCACCATCCGCGACATGGTTCGCGCCTTGGTCGCCCTGCTGGATGCCCTGGAGATCGACACGCTTCACGCGGTGGTGGGCGGATCGATGGGCGGGATGCAGGCTCTGAGCCTTGCCGCGAACTGGCCCGAGCGGGCCGCACGCGTACTGGTGGTGGCATCGACCAGTCGCCATTCGGCCCAGAACATCGCTTTTCACGAGCTGGGACGGCAGGCAGTCATGGCCGACCCGCGATGGAACGATGGCGATTATTATGGGGGCGATGCCCCAGATTCCGGCCTCGCCGTGGCCCGCATGGCAGCGCACATTACCTATCTTTCGGAAGAAGCGCTGACGGAGAAGTTCGGCCGCAATTTGCAGGACCGGGATGCGAAGAGCTTCGGCTTCGATGCCGATTTCCAGGTAGAAAGCTATCTGCGATACCAGGGCAGCGGCTTCACCCGCCGGTTCGATGCGAACAGTTATCTCTACATCACCCGCGCGATGGATTATTTCGATCTGGCGGAAGAACATGGCGGCACGCTGGCCAATGCATTCGCCGGGACCGGGGCACGTTTCTGCCTCGTCAGTTTCGATAGCGACTGGCTCTATCCGACAGCAGAAAGCCGTCATGTGGTGCATGCCCTGAACGCAGCGGGCGCGGCTGTCAGTTTCGTGGAGCTATCGGCTCCGTTCGGTCACGACAGCTTCCTGCTCGATGTGCCCGCATTGGACCGGGTGGTGAAGGGTTTCATCGAATGA
- the metW gene encoding methionine biosynthesis protein MetW, whose protein sequence is MNALRPDLAAIAAAIAPNTRVLDIGCGDGALLAELRDTKQVDARGIEIDGSCVERCVAQGLSVVQGDADSALADYPDKGFDYAVLSQTLQTARRPDLMLDQLLRVGKQAFVSFPNFAHWRTRSALMFGGRMPVTRAIPVSWYETQNIHHVTVKDFRELAREKRATIEQEWFFSSEKRVSSGANWRAEFAVFQLSRQADLQAPRPA, encoded by the coding sequence ATGAACGCGCTGAGGCCCGACCTTGCCGCAATCGCCGCCGCGATCGCGCCGAACACCCGTGTGCTCGATATCGGCTGCGGTGATGGTGCGCTGCTCGCCGAACTGCGCGATACAAAGCAGGTCGATGCACGCGGCATTGAAATTGACGGATCATGCGTCGAGCGCTGCGTTGCACAGGGACTTTCGGTCGTACAGGGCGATGCCGATAGCGCGCTGGCCGATTATCCCGACAAGGGCTTCGACTACGCGGTCCTCAGCCAGACGTTGCAGACTGCCCGGCGGCCGGACCTTATGCTCGACCAGCTATTGAGGGTCGGCAAGCAGGCATTCGTCTCCTTCCCGAATTTCGCCCATTGGCGCACACGCAGCGCGCTGATGTTCGGGGGGAGAATGCCGGTCACGCGGGCTATCCCTGTCAGTTGGTACGAAACGCAGAACATCCACCATGTCACCGTGAAGGATTTTCGCGAACTTGCGCGGGAGAAACGGGCCACAATCGAGCAGGAATGGTTCTTCTCCAGCGAGAAGCGGGTCAGCAGCGGTGCAAACTGGCGCGCGGAATTCGCAGTCTTCCAGCTCAGCCGCCAGGCGGATCTGCAGGCTCCCCGCCCTGCTTGA
- a CDS encoding DUF4126 domain-containing protein has translation MGVMEIIGIAGSVSLLAGWRLYLSIFATGLAMRLDAIPIPEHLQSLDVLANPWVMGIAAIAAIAEFFADKVMWLDSAWDAVHTFIRPIGGALLALAIVDPSDPATQVVAFLLGGGAALTAHAGKAGARGVINASPEPVSNITVSSAEDVATVGLLYLAYEYPYAAGGIALVLLGLTVWLILLARRVIRSFFKQGGEPADPPGG, from the coding sequence ATGGGTGTAATGGAGATCATCGGCATAGCAGGCAGCGTAAGCCTGCTGGCGGGCTGGCGGCTTTATCTGAGCATCTTCGCCACCGGACTGGCCATGCGGCTGGACGCGATCCCGATACCCGAACACCTGCAAAGCCTCGACGTGCTCGCCAACCCATGGGTCATGGGCATCGCCGCGATTGCCGCGATCGCCGAATTCTTCGCCGACAAGGTCATGTGGCTCGATAGCGCGTGGGACGCGGTGCACACCTTCATCCGGCCCATTGGCGGCGCATTGCTGGCTCTCGCCATCGTCGATCCATCGGACCCGGCAACGCAAGTGGTGGCATTCCTGCTCGGCGGCGGTGCCGCGCTGACGGCTCATGCAGGCAAGGCAGGTGCGCGCGGTGTGATCAATGCCAGCCCCGAACCGGTGAGCAATATTACCGTATCCAGCGCCGAGGACGTGGCCACTGTCGGTCTGCTCTACCTGGCTTACGAATATCCCTATGCAGCCGGCGGCATTGCGCTGGTCCTGCTTGGCCTGACGGTCTGGCTGATCTTGCTGGCGCGCCGCGTAATCCGCTCGTTCTTCAAGCAGGGCGGGGAGCCTGCAGATCCGCCTGGCGGCTGA
- a CDS encoding nuclear transport factor 2 family protein: MSKATEVLENLYGAFAAGDGDRLGALLGNTHWVEASGGPYGGTYNGFAEVAANVFGPIGNDVTDFSARPDSISPVGDDAALALGFYRGKTAHGPFEIRFAHLAHVDGDAIVRFEQFTDTHQWQAATAG, encoded by the coding sequence ATGAGCAAAGCCACCGAAGTTCTCGAAAATCTTTACGGTGCCTTTGCCGCGGGTGATGGCGATCGCCTGGGGGCACTGCTTGGCAACACCCATTGGGTGGAAGCCAGCGGTGGCCCCTACGGCGGCACTTACAACGGCTTTGCCGAAGTCGCGGCCAATGTCTTTGGCCCCATCGGCAATGACGTGACCGATTTTTCGGCCAGGCCCGACAGCATCTCTCCGGTTGGCGACGATGCAGCGCTGGCGCTGGGGTTCTACCGCGGCAAAACGGCACACGGACCGTTCGAAATCCGCTTCGCCCATCTTGCCCATGTAGATGGCGATGCAATCGTGCGCTTCGAACAGTTTACCGATACACATCAATGGCAGGCGGCAACCGCAGGCTAA